cagaggaaaaaaaaaaagacactttccTAACTTTACGAGGTCATTGCTACtaatttttactgaaaaatcaCCACCGTCGGAATGGGCCGCTGTACACTTACGGAGCCCacccacctcccagggcaggtAAGCACCGCACGTGGCCGTACCTGCCCGCACAGCCCAGCACGCCCCGCGCCCCACCTCCCAGCGGTGCCAGCCCGGCACCCCGCAGGCCCAAGGAGGAACGGCACGATTCCGATCGGAGCCGGACAGGCGCTCCAGGCGGGCCCCCGGCAGCCGCGCACAGCGCACAGCAGCGGAGCGCTGCCCGCTACCCCACGACGTCCGAACCCCACACGCCTCACCCCGCGGACGAGGCCGGGCCCCGCGAGCCCCTcccgccgcagccgccgccgtGGCTCGGCCTTCCGcgggccgcccgccccgctcctgGGCCGCGGCCTAAAAATGGCGGAGGGAACCGCGCTCCCCgggccccgcgcccgccccgccccgcgcccagCGCCCAGCCGCGCTCACCGTCCAGCCGGCGTCTCGCCCCGCGCCCTCGCGCCCCGCCGCTCGTCTCGCCTCGTCCCCCCGGCCCCGGAAGCCGCCACCGCCGCCTCACGATCCCCCGCCGCGGCCGGCCGCCATCTTCCTGCCCCCACCAGCGCCAGGGGCGGCGCACGCGCCCCACGTCAAGACGCTCGGCGGCGGGGAGGCCGCGGGCAGTGCGCAGGCGCACGGAGGAATGCGCGCGCTGCTTCCGCGAGCCTCCCGCCGCTCCGCCGTCTGCGCCTGCGCGGCCGGAAGTCGGGCGGCCCTCAGAGCCGACCCGCGCGGCTGGGAGCGCGAAGCGGCGTGCGCGTGCGCGAGGGCTGCCCGCCTCTCTTCGCCGAGCGGGCGCGTCCCGCGGAGCTCAGCGTGGAGCCTCGGTCCTTCCGCTCCCTTCGGCTCCAAAGCGTTCGGCTCCGCTCGTTTTCCTTCTGAGTGACAGAAGTTCTCGTAAAAATACGAGAGCCCGCGTTTCAGAGATGAAAATGCCCAGAAGCTGCGTGCACGGAAATAGGCCGCGGGGCAATGTGAGTTACAGCAGGAGCTGCGCCTGGGGGGCCTTCCCAGCGCCGAAAGGGGCTGCTGGGATCTGCCAAAGGAACGCTTGCTGCTGCCTGGCTTCGGGCTACCTTAGCTGTGATTATCTGGATCCAGCAACAGTTGTGGTGGTTAATGTGGTTTGTTGGCTCAGTAAGAACTGAACTAACAGAGTAGtcctatttctttcccttttgcacCAGTGGAACTCCACGCTCCTATCCGCAGAGCAGCCACCTGGCACCCatgctgctgtttgtcccaGCTGTTCTTCCTgcacttgttttccttcttccaggCCAACCAGTTAATTGAAAAGGTCTTTGTGAATCAGAATACGCACATCACGCTCACAAAACACAGGACCTTagttagaaatatattttaatttacacTAAGCAATAATACAAAATAGTTGAGCTTGTAAAAGCCCACCATGATGATGAAACCATTTGAAAGGCAGTGGGACTCGATTCCGTGCATTGTTACTCCTTCCAGGAGTCAGGAATACGCGTCCCCACTCAACCAACCAACCAGACAGGTCTACATTTCTGCCACAAAACAGAGACGTGTATGAAACTCCCAAACTGGGGAGAAGAATgtggaagaaacaaatatttgagCCACCAAGAAAAGGTTTTTTCAAGTTCTAGTGCCCTCACAATGCAGGTGTCCTTATCAAAGCAAGAGGACTTCACTGATCTCCAGTACGCCTGGAGTGTATGACACTGGAGCTCCCTTCATCCACTGCTCAGCCCGGGAGCTGGATTGGTACACAGGGTGGAGAAACAAAGTCCTCAGATTTTCTGCTCATTGGGAGGGGTTGATGGTCAGCTTCAGTACTGGAAGCTGCGTTTGGTCTGAATGTCGTCAAGAATCTGCTGCAATTCCTCATCTTCAAATCGCCCCTCCAGGCTGCAAGGTAAGAACAATGAGGGTACAGTAAATTCTTTAGAAACAGTCTCCCTGCTCCCCTTTGAATTCATTTCAGACACCCATGCAGAGCCTTCTGTTTATGTGACAGAACTCCATCCTTCCCTGAACTTTACTActactctgaaagggtggtcaggcactggaatgggctgcccagagaggtggtggagtcaccgagcctggtggtgttcaaagagcgtttggatgttgtgttgagggacatggtttagtgagaaccattggtgaagggcgaatggttggactggatgatcctgtgggtcttttccaaccttagcgattctatgattctattctatgattctgcggAATGATTTCAAGTCATTGTATGAAAAGGGCAACCCAGGTGCAGGCTTAACCAGACCCCTTGGCCTCATGCTCATAAGCCAGTCCAGACTTGCTATGAAGGATGTGAGGAAActgcctcaagttgcatcaatGAAGGTTTACgttagaaagaatttcttcacagaatggGTGGttaggtattggaacaggctgcccgggggaGTGGTGGTCGTTTTTtgtggaggtattcaagaaatgtgtgtaCAACataaaagattctatgattctgtgaaatcttAGCATACAAGGAAAGAACTGTACTTCACATGGGTGTCTCATTCCTCCTCTATCTCAAGGTATGAGGTAACATATCAAGACACGATACTGGAATATCTCTCTGCCCCATCTGTACATTTTCCACCCAGCGGTTCATAGGGACACTCTGTTGTTTgctccaacaacaacaaaaaacaaacaacaaacccagCTGAGTGGGCTGAGAACCCCAATTTAAGctgttgcccagagatgtggtggaagtCCCActtctggagacattcaaggccaggctgggccaggctctgagcaacctgatccagctgtggatgtccctgtttactgcaggggagttggagcaTTTGGTCtcttaaggtctcttccaactccaaaggtcccttccaactctacaATTCTATCACTCTTAATCCAGTAAATGTTCTCTGAAGTGCATTAGGGATATTTAGATTGCTTCACTGTCAGATCAATGGGTAAGTGAAGTAAAACTGAGATGGAAAGTTTTCCCATCAACAGAGCTGGACTGTGAAGAAGGTATCTGTCCATAGCTAGCTTTAGATCTCAGGAAAGTACACAACACTCCTTTTGGGACAAATAAATGCTCACCTAGGAATCAAAGCTTTGGCTTCCTCAGCAGTCTCAGGACACAAGTTGGCCAAACATGCCAATTCAAATTTATGGAGCTTTTTTTGGAGCAGCAAGCTGTAAGGAAGGACAACAACTTGGTGAAATTCCAAGCAAGACAGATAAGCAAAGGAGCATCAAACCAAACAGATACCAGACAACTCTCCATTTCACTCCACTTTTTGACACTGCATTCAAGTTctttgaaggaagaaatatcTATTACATAATTGAATAGGTAAAAACAAAGTCACAGCTGTGGGAAGACCCCAGAATTACGCTACAAATAGCCTAGAAAACCCTCCCACTCACTGAAACGTGCTGTCttttaaacaaggaaaacaaagaggttCAGCAAGCCCAACTGAGACCCAGCACAATGCTCCTCAAAACACGAAGACCAAATTTCTTGCCTCTCCAGAAAGGGGTCCAAATCAGGAAGCATCGCTAAACCTCACTTCCATAAAACAACACTGACGTTACATATCAAATTCCTAAACCTTCCGCCCACCTACGGACACTGGCGATGGTCTCGCGGTTTTTGAAGCGGCTGAAGCGTGCTGTGTAATTCAGAGTCTTCATGAAGACTTCTGACAGCTCCTGCTCATCTTCTGCACTCTCGTTCTGTTGCTTGCGATGCTCAAGAAGCATATGCACTTCTGAATTCAGCAGAGTTTCTGCAGTCTCGAATTCTACATGTGAACAAGCAAATGTCAGCATTAAAAGTAGTAGAGCTCTGATTAAAAAGTCCACTGTGTTGTGTGTATGCCTGAACTATAGGAAATAACAACAGCAGAGTGTGCTGTCCTTTCCCCAAGGACTGGGCAGAATTCCACGttgaaaacagataaaaatgacACTGTTCTGAGCAGCCACCCAACCCACTTGTCTGTTTGACCACGCTTTTTACATTTGCAGCCCCAAACTTCTGGCTTTCTGAcatatttttgcagtgttttcttcaCACAGTTTCGGCAGAACTTAAGTAGTGTATGAtttcttttaagaagaaaatatttagcaatGCAACATCCACCCACGGCTGATACCCACGGTCTTGGAAGACCTCCGACGTGTTCTTAAAGCAAACTGCATGCTAAGATAGGCCTTGTGCGCTCAAAATAGCGGCAGACTGCTGGCACTGGACACTATCAGAAACCCAGGGGCCCTTCAGCACTTGTTTATAaagctctgtttttgttttgtgttctaCTAAATAATTATTCAGCCCGTTGTTAGCGTGCTGAGTTATCACTCAGGCTCCAGACAGCCAGCTTCCAAAGGGCACCAATGTTGTAATGTCAAAAGAAACGTGGATCAAAAAATACAGGTTACACCAACACCAAGAACCTGCAGCTGTAACCGGCTGCGAAGAATTGCTTCCCTCCTGTACACACGCATGCAGCCTACAGCACGAAGGGCGCCCGTACCCCCAGCAGCCGCGGCCTCCCTCAGGACGCAGCACCGCTGCTCCCGAAGCCCACCGAGGAGATCCGCGGCCGCACGCCTCAGTGCTCCTCAGGGCTCTGCACGGCGGCCGCTCCCACCCCCTCCCGCCGCGCACCTTTGGGGAAGACGAGCTGCGAGGCGTCCTCTTCCACATCTGCAGTCCTCGGGTCGCTGCCACCCGCCGCCATTGCCTCACCCGGAAATGGAAGACGCGGCGCCCGGAAGCAGAAGACCCGGCGGCCGGAAGTGCAGCGCATTGAGTCCCGGCGCCCGCCAGGGGGAGCTGCGCTGACAGGAGCGGGCGGGGGCGGACCTTgcgggtgtgtgtgtgtgagtggcAGGGCAGGCGGTTGTGGGTGAACGAGAGCTTTTAGGCCCGAAGTCTTACAAACACACGAACCGATGAACCCCGATCCAAGAGAGCATCTGCTTCCTCCAGGGGGACCGCTGAGGGAAACCATACAGCTGTGCTTTCGCACAGACAAACCcagaggaggagctgctgcgcTCACACAGTCACGCACAGTTaagtgggagctgcaggtgcaCCTCCACCTGCCTGACTGCACATCACAGTGCGCTTTGAGCTCTGTGCACCTCCATTTTGCTGCCTCGGAATGAAGGCAGCAAACGATGTCTCCAGGAAACTACCCATGCCAGCATTACATCTGTCTCACTATGGTAAATACATGGAAGTGTGGTGGGAAGGAGCATGGATAGCAATAGCAGCACGCTCTGGGAAGGAAATTGCCTTCTTTGGGCTACCCAGGAGTAATCTGTAGACCCCCGAAAGCTTCAAGCAGGCTGGAAATGACTGGATTCCTCCTGACACTGTTGGAGGATGGCCAGCAAAGTAATGTGCATGGTACTACGTTCCCTGGGGGATGCACATGAAAGTGCCCAACAAGCTTAAGACTTACAGTAATCATCTTAGCAGACTGTACAATGTCATCCCGTGCCcttaaagaaatgcagaaatagaTAGCTGGAGGATTT
Above is a window of Gallus gallus isolate bGalGal1 chromosome 9, bGalGal1.mat.broiler.GRCg7b, whole genome shotgun sequence DNA encoding:
- the POLR2D gene encoding DNA-directed RNA polymerase II subunit RPB4; translated protein: MAAGGSDPRTADVEEDASQLVFPKEFETAETLLNSEVHMLLEHRKQQNESAEDEQELSEVFMKTLNYTARFSRFKNRETIASVRSLLLQKKLHKFELACLANLCPETAEEAKALIPSLEGRFEDEELQQILDDIQTKRSFQY